The proteins below are encoded in one region of Pseudonocardia sp. DSM 110487:
- a CDS encoding MFS transporter, with the protein MDHQPTTSPPHGGPEPDPRRWRALALLGTAFFMVILDSTIVLTAIPSMQAELGVPVDVVQWVLTGYALAFGGLMLLGGRIADLWGRRRVFVVGLALFGLSSLACGLAWTAGILLAARGVQGVSAAIMAPTALSLVMTTFPDGPERNKALAVWGALGGIGATAGLLAGGLITAALGWEWVFFLNVPVTVVLVALCPVLLRESRDPSAERSVDVAGAITVTGALVLLVYAIVTAPDAGWASARTVGLLIASAGLIGLFVLIESRTAAPLVPLRIFRLRTLVAGNVVLFMVGLALDGMLFPLTLYAQQVLGYSALQAGLLSAAMTATSIAGAFAGQALVVRIGLRRLAVAGIVPVVAGCALLLGVTADGNPLVQVVPAMLVFGAGLGAAFVACQIAALTGVPERESGLAAGLIDTSFNLGNAIGIAIATSVAVAITEAAQHADPGIHPAAAFTDGLRAAFGMTVVAAALALVAAIVLLPRTALAHETGDEGPRS; encoded by the coding sequence GTGGACCACCAACCAACGACCAGCCCGCCGCACGGCGGGCCCGAACCCGACCCGCGCCGCTGGCGAGCGCTCGCCCTGCTCGGCACGGCCTTCTTCATGGTCATCCTCGACTCGACGATCGTGCTCACCGCCATCCCGTCGATGCAGGCGGAGCTGGGCGTCCCGGTGGACGTCGTGCAGTGGGTCCTCACCGGATACGCACTCGCGTTCGGCGGGCTCATGCTGCTCGGCGGCCGGATCGCCGACCTGTGGGGCAGGCGGCGGGTGTTCGTCGTCGGGCTCGCGCTGTTCGGCCTGTCGTCGCTGGCCTGTGGGCTCGCCTGGACGGCCGGAATCCTGCTCGCGGCGCGTGGGGTGCAGGGCGTGTCGGCGGCGATCATGGCACCGACCGCCCTCTCGCTCGTGATGACGACGTTCCCGGACGGCCCGGAGCGCAACAAGGCCCTCGCGGTCTGGGGCGCGCTCGGCGGCATCGGCGCCACGGCCGGGCTGCTGGCGGGCGGCCTCATCACGGCCGCGCTCGGTTGGGAGTGGGTGTTCTTCCTCAACGTCCCGGTCACCGTCGTGCTGGTCGCGCTGTGCCCGGTGCTGCTGCGGGAGAGTCGCGACCCGAGTGCCGAGCGGTCCGTCGACGTCGCCGGCGCGATCACGGTGACCGGCGCGCTCGTCCTTCTCGTGTACGCGATCGTCACCGCCCCGGACGCCGGATGGGCCAGCGCGCGCACGGTCGGTCTGCTCATCGCGTCGGCCGGTCTGATCGGGCTCTTCGTGCTGATCGAGTCGCGGACCGCCGCGCCGCTCGTACCGCTGCGGATCTTCCGGCTCCGCACGCTCGTCGCCGGCAACGTCGTGCTGTTCATGGTCGGGTTGGCGCTGGACGGGATGCTGTTCCCGCTCACGCTCTACGCGCAGCAGGTGCTGGGATACTCCGCGCTGCAGGCCGGTCTCCTGTCCGCCGCGATGACCGCGACGTCGATCGCAGGCGCGTTCGCCGGGCAGGCCCTCGTGGTGCGGATCGGCCTGCGCCGCCTCGCGGTCGCCGGCATCGTGCCGGTCGTCGCGGGGTGCGCGCTGCTGCTCGGGGTGACCGCCGATGGCAACCCGCTCGTCCAGGTCGTGCCCGCGATGCTCGTCTTCGGCGCCGGTCTCGGCGCCGCGTTCGTCGCCTGCCAGATCGCGGCGCTCACCGGGGTGCCCGAGCGCGAGTCCGGCCTCGCCGCCGGCCTGATCGACACCTCGTTCAACCTCGGCAATGCGATCGGCATCGCGATCGCGACGTCCGTTGCGGTTGCCATCACGGAGGCGGCGCAGCACGCCGACCCCGGCATCCACCCCGCCGCCGCGTTCACCGACGGCCTGCGCGCCGCGTTCGGCATGACGGTGGTGGCAGCCGCACTTGCCCTCGTCGCCGCGATCGTCCTCCTGCCCCGCACGGCTCTCGCTCACGAAACCGGCGACGAGGGCCCACGAAGTTGA
- a CDS encoding PucR family transcriptional regulator, translated as MLTVRALLADPALELRLLVPGTEGALDAEVVWVHNTELPDPSRYVREHELVLTNGLWLETAEPAGFVAGARRAGAAGVVFGLRAERTSTPEELVEACRSAGLPLLEISVDVPFTAITRAAAASYAAERQEALVGLVRRGNALATAISHGAGASGVLAVLRRDHDLPLAVVDRMGRLLGAAGAELDTEQAGTAARALARRPRPLEVDLGSAGRATIYPVGAVGDVDAALLCLRPVTELDREERDALEQAARFLSLEVARQQTVQAIEQRFASELLDMVLSGAHRAAEVPGRLRAFGVDPDAPLAVCAVAFRSGDPTLPGIVEAITDFFLAESLPALVAGGSQDVVAVLPWRRPPSDLSALATRLVAALDSRFADRDPVAGIGGTAADAAELRRPLAQAREAVRVLRARRGGPGVTTFDSLGGYRLLLGLQEPEQLHRFAANVLGPLREHDGRRGGELEATLRAFLDHDGHWAATAEALYVHVNTLRNRLSRIAELTGRDVGRTADRVDLFLALEAASVGKDLR; from the coding sequence ATGCTCACGGTGCGCGCTCTTCTCGCCGACCCGGCGCTCGAGCTGCGCCTGCTCGTACCGGGGACGGAAGGTGCGCTGGACGCCGAGGTCGTGTGGGTGCACAACACCGAGCTGCCCGACCCGTCCCGGTACGTGCGCGAGCACGAGCTCGTGCTGACCAACGGTCTGTGGCTGGAGACGGCGGAGCCTGCCGGCTTCGTTGCCGGTGCCCGGCGGGCCGGCGCAGCGGGAGTCGTGTTCGGGTTGCGCGCCGAGCGGACGAGCACGCCGGAGGAACTGGTCGAGGCCTGCCGGTCCGCGGGCCTGCCGTTGCTGGAGATCTCGGTAGACGTGCCGTTCACGGCGATCACGCGGGCGGCCGCGGCCAGCTACGCCGCCGAGCGCCAGGAGGCGCTCGTCGGGCTGGTGCGCCGGGGCAACGCGCTCGCCACGGCGATCTCGCACGGGGCGGGCGCGTCCGGGGTGCTCGCGGTGCTGCGCCGCGACCACGACCTCCCGCTCGCTGTCGTCGACCGGATGGGACGTCTGCTCGGCGCGGCCGGCGCTGAGCTCGACACCGAGCAGGCGGGCACCGCGGCGCGGGCGCTCGCCCGCCGCCCGCGGCCCCTCGAAGTGGACCTCGGCTCCGCGGGCCGGGCCACGATCTACCCGGTGGGTGCGGTCGGCGACGTCGACGCCGCCCTGCTGTGCCTGCGGCCGGTCACGGAGCTGGACCGGGAGGAACGCGACGCGTTGGAGCAGGCGGCGCGGTTCCTGTCCCTCGAGGTCGCGCGCCAGCAGACCGTGCAGGCCATCGAGCAGCGCTTCGCCAGCGAGCTGCTGGACATGGTGCTCTCCGGCGCGCACCGGGCCGCGGAGGTGCCGGGCAGACTGCGGGCCTTCGGCGTCGACCCGGACGCGCCGCTCGCGGTGTGTGCCGTCGCCTTCCGCTCCGGCGATCCGACGCTCCCCGGCATCGTCGAGGCGATCACCGACTTCTTCCTCGCCGAGAGCCTCCCCGCCCTCGTCGCGGGCGGCAGCCAGGACGTCGTGGCCGTGCTGCCGTGGCGGCGGCCGCCGTCGGACCTGTCGGCGCTCGCCACGCGCCTCGTCGCCGCGCTGGACTCGCGCTTCGCCGATCGCGACCCCGTTGCGGGGATCGGCGGCACTGCGGCGGACGCAGCGGAGCTGCGCCGGCCGCTGGCGCAGGCCAGGGAGGCGGTGCGGGTGCTTCGCGCGCGGCGCGGCGGCCCGGGTGTCACCACGTTCGACTCGCTTGGTGGCTACCGGCTCCTGCTGGGCCTCCAGGAGCCCGAGCAACTGCACCGGTTCGCCGCGAACGTGCTCGGCCCGTTGCGCGAGCACGACGGCCGCCGCGGCGGAGAGCTGGAGGCGACCCTGCGGGCGTTCCTCGACCACGACGGTCACTGGGCGGCCACCGCCGAGGCGCTCTACGTGCACGTCAACACCCTGCGCAACCGCCTGTCGCGCATCGCGGAGCTCACGGGCAGGGACGTCGGCCGCACCGCCGACCGGGTGGACCTCTTCCTCGCGCTGGAGGCCGCCTCAGTCGGGAAAGACCTCCGCTGA
- a CDS encoding TetR/AcrR family transcriptional regulator translates to MRADARRNRSAITSAALRLAGERGEAVAMEDIAREAGVGVGTLYRHFPDRRALLEDIAVDTLRELLAATRAEVGRAPAWEALVRIAEHCVALPLSLTKSLITDEAGRPELAELEAEVNALIAEIAADSQREGDLRADVPPTEVVRVLNVAVCRCGARIDDHLTRVLLDGLRTPRN, encoded by the coding sequence GTGCGGGCAGACGCGCGGCGCAATCGGTCGGCGATCACGAGCGCCGCCCTCCGGCTCGCCGGCGAGCGGGGCGAGGCCGTGGCGATGGAGGACATCGCACGGGAGGCCGGGGTGGGCGTCGGCACCCTGTACCGGCACTTCCCCGACCGGCGCGCGCTGTTGGAGGACATCGCGGTCGACACGTTGCGGGAACTGCTTGCGGCCACACGCGCGGAGGTCGGCCGGGCCCCTGCGTGGGAGGCGCTGGTGCGGATCGCGGAGCACTGCGTGGCACTGCCGCTGTCGCTGACCAAGTCCCTGATCACCGATGAGGCGGGACGCCCCGAACTGGCCGAGCTGGAAGCCGAGGTCAACGCGCTGATCGCCGAAATCGCGGCGGACTCGCAGCGCGAGGGTGACTTGCGCGCCGACGTACCGCCGACGGAGGTGGTGCGGGTGCTCAACGTGGCGGTCTGCCGCTGCGGCGCCCGCATCGACGACCACCTGACCCGCGTGCTGCTCGACGGCCTGCGTACACCCAGGAACTAG
- a CDS encoding ester cyclase, with the protein MDTELAQLVRARVAFCNEGDWAAVRAVTGAGYAYREAGAGGRIDDIDDVLTALERLRAAAPDVHIEVEHVLSEGDVTVAQLAWSATLTRRRLRVVDRMWASWADGRLIAEWHEVGVLTLVAPLVDAELARHRVASAAPGRH; encoded by the coding sequence ATGGATACCGAGCTCGCACAGCTGGTTCGCGCCCGCGTGGCGTTCTGCAACGAAGGCGACTGGGCCGCCGTGCGCGCCGTGACCGGCGCCGGCTACGCCTACCGCGAGGCCGGCGCCGGTGGGCGCATCGACGACATCGACGACGTGCTCACCGCGCTGGAACGGCTGCGGGCGGCCGCCCCGGACGTGCACATCGAGGTCGAGCACGTCCTCAGCGAAGGGGACGTGACCGTCGCCCAGCTCGCATGGAGCGCGACGCTGACGCGCAGGCGGCTGCGCGTCGTCGATCGCATGTGGGCGAGCTGGGCGGACGGCAGGCTGATCGCCGAGTGGCACGAGGTGGGTGTACTGACGCTGGTTGCGCCCCTCGTCGATGCCGAGCTGGCCCGACACCGCGTCGCCTCCGCCGCGCCGGGGCGGCATTAG
- a CDS encoding DNA polymerase ligase N-terminal domain-containing protein translates to MTDQVDRLSTYRSMRDFAATPEPAGEQVAPGTGRFVVQRHRARRLHYDFRLEIDGVLVSWAVPNGPSLDPKARQLAVHVEDHPIEYFDFEGIIPRGEYGGGDVVVWDWGTWEPARTEDPAAAVADGELHLDMHGEKLAGRFVLVRTGEDRSGKERWLLLHKNDDHAVPGWDADEHPRSVKSGRTNDEVAADPETLWRGDLPAAEAAVAIGRNLPTWDPPTPDELAALDALGRKGRWTVQGLDLQLTNLDKVLFPARDGEPPVTKRDFVRYHAQVAPHMLPFLHDRPVNLHRYPDGVDKPGFWHKEMPDYAPEWLTQWRNEEADPGETVCYAVVDSVAALAWMANWGAVELNAWTSRLPDVHEPTWALIDVDPGERSSFDDVLVLARLYRTALQHLGVTAAPKVTGRRGVQIWVPVAGGYTFADTRGWVEKISRAIGRTVPDLISWEWQKDRRRGLARLDYTQNAINKTLIAPYSARPAPGAPVSVPITWDELDDAGLRPDRWTIRTVFDRVREAGDPLAELIGRPQRLPEL, encoded by the coding sequence ATGACCGACCAGGTGGACCGGCTCAGCACGTACCGATCCATGCGCGACTTCGCCGCGACGCCAGAGCCGGCGGGCGAGCAGGTCGCGCCGGGTACCGGGCGGTTCGTCGTGCAGCGGCACCGGGCGCGGCGGCTGCACTACGACTTCCGGCTCGAGATCGACGGCGTGCTGGTGAGCTGGGCGGTGCCGAACGGCCCGTCACTGGACCCGAAGGCCCGGCAGCTGGCAGTCCACGTCGAGGACCACCCGATCGAGTACTTCGACTTCGAGGGCATCATCCCGCGCGGCGAGTACGGCGGTGGGGACGTCGTGGTCTGGGATTGGGGAACGTGGGAGCCTGCGCGCACCGAGGATCCGGCCGCCGCTGTCGCGGACGGCGAGCTGCACCTCGACATGCACGGCGAGAAGCTCGCCGGCCGGTTCGTGCTGGTCCGCACGGGTGAGGACCGCTCGGGCAAGGAGCGGTGGCTACTGCTGCACAAGAACGACGACCACGCCGTGCCGGGCTGGGACGCTGACGAGCACCCGCGGTCGGTCAAGAGTGGCCGCACCAACGACGAGGTGGCCGCCGACCCGGAGACCCTGTGGCGGGGCGATCTCCCCGCCGCCGAGGCCGCCGTCGCCATCGGCCGCAACCTGCCGACCTGGGATCCGCCGACGCCCGACGAGCTGGCCGCCCTCGACGCGCTGGGGCGCAAGGGCCGGTGGACGGTGCAGGGCCTCGACCTGCAGCTCACCAACCTGGACAAGGTGCTCTTCCCGGCGCGGGACGGCGAGCCGCCGGTGACCAAGCGCGATTTCGTCCGCTACCACGCGCAGGTCGCCCCGCACATGCTCCCGTTCCTCCACGACCGCCCGGTGAACCTGCACCGCTATCCCGACGGCGTCGACAAGCCTGGCTTCTGGCACAAGGAGATGCCCGACTACGCGCCCGAGTGGCTCACCCAGTGGCGCAACGAGGAGGCGGACCCGGGCGAGACGGTCTGCTACGCGGTGGTGGACAGCGTGGCGGCCCTCGCTTGGATGGCGAACTGGGGCGCGGTCGAGCTCAACGCGTGGACGTCCCGGTTGCCTGACGTCCACGAGCCGACGTGGGCGCTGATCGACGTCGATCCTGGCGAGCGCTCCTCCTTCGACGACGTCCTCGTGCTCGCCCGTCTCTACCGCACGGCGTTGCAGCATCTGGGTGTCACCGCTGCGCCGAAGGTGACCGGCAGGCGCGGCGTCCAGATCTGGGTTCCGGTGGCCGGCGGCTACACGTTCGCCGACACCCGCGGGTGGGTGGAGAAGATCTCGCGGGCCATCGGCCGCACCGTGCCGGACCTGATCAGCTGGGAGTGGCAGAAGGACCGCCGCCGCGGGCTCGCGCGCCTCGACTACACCCAGAACGCGATCAACAAGACGCTGATCGCGCCGTACAGCGCCCGACCCGCGCCTGGCGCCCCGGTCTCCGTGCCGATCACGTGGGACGAGCTCGACGACGCCGGCCTGCGCCCCGACCGCTGGACGATCCGCACCGTGTTCGACCGGGTGCGGGAGGCGGGCGACCCGCTCGCCGAGCTCATCGGCCGGCCGCAGCGGCTGCCGGAGCTGTGA
- a CDS encoding ABC transporter substrate-binding protein, with protein MRRMAAAGALVMALVAGCGGAPDPGSSGPGNTDVATGGRLFSTADEATAKLGSDAAPGVFPRTITHARGTTRLEQKPKRVVVLDTGETDAMLALGVVPVGTASPNGTIPSYLQPQLAGSTNVGSLDGLRLEAIAALQPDLIIGSQLRVDALYDRLSAIAPTVFSIRPGFPWKENLLLAGAAVGEETKATELLNDYQRRADAIRARFTQPPTISLLRFMPERVRLYGNLSMVGVVLRDVGLPRPPNQDIQDLAAEISPERISEADADWIFYSSYGPKDGTAEGSVVGGELWNRLGAVQRGTARPVDDEVWFLGLGPIGASRVLDDLQAFLA; from the coding sequence ATGAGGCGGATGGCGGCGGCGGGGGCGCTGGTCATGGCGCTGGTGGCCGGATGCGGTGGCGCGCCCGACCCGGGATCGAGCGGCCCGGGTAACACCGACGTGGCCACCGGGGGCCGGCTCTTCTCCACCGCCGACGAGGCCACCGCGAAGCTGGGCTCCGACGCCGCGCCGGGCGTGTTCCCGCGCACGATCACCCACGCACGGGGCACCACCCGGCTCGAGCAGAAGCCCAAGCGGGTGGTCGTGCTCGACACCGGGGAGACCGACGCGATGCTCGCGCTGGGCGTCGTGCCGGTGGGCACCGCGAGCCCGAACGGCACCATCCCCTCCTACCTGCAGCCACAGCTTGCGGGCAGCACCAACGTCGGGTCGCTCGACGGGCTGCGGCTGGAGGCGATCGCCGCGCTGCAGCCGGATCTCATCATCGGCAGCCAGCTGCGGGTCGACGCGCTGTACGACCGGCTGTCGGCGATCGCCCCCACCGTCTTCAGCATCCGGCCCGGGTTCCCGTGGAAGGAGAACCTGCTGCTCGCGGGCGCTGCGGTCGGCGAGGAGACCAAGGCCACCGAGCTGCTCAACGACTACCAGCGCCGCGCCGACGCCATCCGGGCCCGGTTCACCCAGCCGCCGACGATCTCGCTGCTGCGGTTCATGCCCGAGCGCGTCCGGCTCTACGGCAACCTCTCGATGGTCGGTGTCGTGCTGCGCGACGTCGGGCTCCCCCGCCCGCCGAACCAGGACATCCAGGATCTCGCCGCCGAGATCTCGCCGGAGCGGATCTCGGAGGCCGACGCCGACTGGATCTTCTACTCCAGCTACGGCCCGAAGGACGGCACCGCGGAAGGCTCGGTGGTCGGTGGGGAGCTGTGGAACCGGCTCGGCGCCGTGCAGCGCGGCACCGCGCGTCCCGTGGACGACGAGGTGTGGTTCCTCGGACTCGGCCCGATCGGCGCGTCTCGCGTGCTCGACGACCTGCAGGCGTTCCTGGCCTGA
- a CDS encoding PP2C family serine/threonine-protein phosphatase, which translates to MGTDRIETDLEVVAGVTDRGHSHERNEDAMALGLLPDGTVAAVVCDGVSTSLEPQKASRMAADTALDVLLTSTAAAVESVDGAVLAAASAVAALGRAGDPHAPSCTLVCALARPGEITVGWVGDSRAYWLSPPHAAEPARLVTTDHSWAAQMVAAGVLDAAAAMRDPRAHAITRWLGAGGTGEAEVATLRPTSHGALLLCSDGLWNYLPDAAHLAAVALPELADGGPIMAAEALTALALDAGGRDNVTVVVIEGPSR; encoded by the coding sequence ATGGGCACCGACCGGATCGAGACCGACCTCGAGGTCGTCGCAGGCGTGACGGATCGTGGCCACAGCCACGAACGCAACGAGGATGCGATGGCGCTCGGCCTGTTGCCGGACGGGACCGTCGCCGCCGTGGTCTGCGACGGGGTGTCCACGTCGCTCGAGCCCCAGAAGGCGTCGCGGATGGCGGCCGACACCGCGCTCGACGTGCTGCTGACCAGCACCGCTGCGGCCGTCGAGAGTGTGGACGGCGCCGTTCTCGCCGCCGCGTCCGCCGTGGCCGCGCTCGGCCGTGCCGGCGATCCGCACGCGCCGTCCTGCACGCTCGTGTGCGCGCTGGCCCGTCCCGGTGAGATCACCGTCGGCTGGGTCGGCGACAGCCGCGCCTACTGGCTCTCGCCGCCCCACGCCGCCGAGCCGGCCCGCCTCGTGACCACCGACCACTCGTGGGCCGCGCAGATGGTGGCGGCGGGCGTGCTCGACGCGGCGGCGGCGATGCGCGACCCGCGGGCTCACGCGATCACCCGCTGGCTGGGCGCAGGCGGAACCGGAGAGGCGGAGGTCGCGACGCTGCGCCCGACGAGCCATGGCGCGCTGCTGCTCTGCAGCGACGGGCTGTGGAACTACCTGCCCGATGCCGCGCACCTCGCTGCCGTCGCGCTTCCGGAGCTCGCCGACGGCGGACCGATCATGGCGGCCGAGGCGTTGACGGCGCTCGCCCTCGACGCGGGCGGTCGCGACAACGTCACCGTGGTCGTCATCGAAGGCCCATCCAGGTGA
- a CDS encoding TIGR03564 family F420-dependent LLM class oxidoreductase produces the protein MRIGLYVGDQSDLQSQIEQTRAAAEHGLASVFFNQVMAWDPLTVAALAGTAVPGIELGTGIVHTYPRHPISLAGQALSVAAATGNRFTLGIGPSHKPFIEGVYGLSYDRPANHTREYLTALRAELSGTGHIRVPGAQPPSVLLSALGPVMLRIAGELADGTITVWATPATIADHIRPKIDAVATDPRVVAAVMLSVTARPDAVRDEAAGVFGFASDFASYRTLLDRQGQRNVAETIVAGDEDTVAAAVRAYAAAGATDVLVGLVGDDTEKARTLKLVGELAGAL, from the coding sequence ATGCGGATCGGCCTGTACGTCGGAGATCAGAGTGATCTCCAGTCCCAGATCGAACAGACGCGCGCAGCGGCCGAACACGGCCTGGCCAGCGTGTTCTTCAACCAGGTAATGGCGTGGGACCCACTCACCGTCGCAGCGCTCGCCGGCACGGCCGTGCCGGGGATCGAGCTGGGCACGGGCATCGTGCACACCTACCCGCGCCATCCGATCTCGCTGGCCGGACAGGCTCTCAGCGTGGCGGCCGCCACCGGCAACCGGTTCACCCTCGGCATCGGGCCGAGCCACAAGCCGTTCATCGAGGGCGTGTACGGCCTGTCCTACGACCGGCCCGCGAACCACACCCGCGAGTACCTGACCGCGCTGCGGGCCGAACTCTCGGGCACCGGCCACATCCGGGTACCGGGCGCGCAGCCGCCGTCGGTGCTGCTCTCCGCGCTCGGTCCGGTGATGCTGCGCATCGCGGGCGAACTGGCCGACGGCACGATCACAGTGTGGGCGACCCCGGCGACGATCGCCGACCACATCCGGCCGAAGATCGACGCGGTGGCGACGGATCCGCGTGTCGTGGCGGCGGTGATGCTGAGCGTGACCGCGAGACCGGACGCCGTGCGCGACGAGGCCGCCGGCGTGTTCGGCTTCGCGTCGGACTTCGCCAGCTACCGGACACTCCTCGATCGCCAGGGACAGCGCAACGTCGCGGAGACGATCGTCGCCGGAGACGAGGACACCGTCGCCGCCGCGGTCCGCGCCTACGCGGCCGCCGGCGCGACCGACGTGCTGGTCGGCCTCGTCGGCGACGACACCGAGAAGGCCAGGACGCTGAAGCTGGTCGGGGAACTGGCCGGCGCCCTGTAG
- a CDS encoding polysaccharide deacetylase: protein MTGSWHGGAAAVATLTFDVDAETPVLAAGRSFADHMSTMSHQAYGPEVGVPRILDLLDELAVPATFFVPGWVAQQRPGLAASIVERGHEVAHHSYSHRPPTWMTAAEERADFERALAVFAEQGIPISGHRAAMWEATWQTPVLVAEHGLRYDSSLMADDRPYRLAAGGGEIAELPVHWSLDDWEQYAFLPAPQVGSVITAPSTVLGMWCDELDAMRQYQCLFNLCVHPFLSGRPSRIVALRKLIEFALDRGDVRFARCRDVAEAALSDPALRVRHPERPEVSAEVFPD, encoded by the coding sequence ATGACCGGAAGCTGGCACGGCGGCGCGGCGGCCGTCGCGACCCTCACCTTCGACGTCGACGCGGAGACCCCCGTCCTCGCCGCGGGCCGCTCCTTCGCCGATCACATGTCGACGATGTCGCACCAGGCGTATGGGCCGGAGGTCGGCGTGCCCCGGATCCTGGACCTGCTCGACGAGCTCGCGGTGCCCGCCACGTTCTTCGTGCCGGGGTGGGTGGCTCAGCAGCGACCCGGCCTGGCTGCCTCGATCGTGGAGCGCGGCCACGAGGTGGCGCACCACTCGTACTCCCACCGGCCGCCGACGTGGATGACGGCGGCCGAGGAACGCGCCGACTTCGAACGGGCGCTCGCGGTGTTCGCCGAGCAGGGCATCCCGATCAGCGGCCACCGCGCGGCGATGTGGGAGGCGACCTGGCAGACCCCTGTTCTGGTGGCCGAGCACGGCCTGCGCTACGACTCGTCGCTCATGGCCGACGACCGGCCCTACCGGCTCGCGGCCGGAGGCGGCGAGATCGCGGAGCTGCCGGTGCACTGGTCGCTCGACGACTGGGAGCAGTACGCGTTCCTACCCGCGCCGCAGGTCGGCTCGGTGATCACCGCACCGTCGACGGTGCTGGGGATGTGGTGCGACGAACTGGACGCGATGCGGCAGTACCAGTGCCTGTTCAACCTGTGCGTCCACCCGTTCCTGTCCGGGCGGCCGAGCCGGATCGTCGCGCTGCGGAAGCTGATCGAGTTCGCGCTCGACCGCGGCGACGTCCGCTTCGCCCGATGCCGGGACGTGGCGGAAGCGGCGCTGTCGGACCCCGCTCTGCGCGTGCGCCACCCCGAACGCCCTGAGGTCTCAGCGGAGGTCTTTCCCGACTGA
- a CDS encoding sigma-70 family RNA polymerase sigma factor — MTAAPITPPVPDRAEFARLADPYRRELLEHCYRMVGSVHDAEDLVQETYLRAWRGYPGFEGRASLRTWLHRIATTTCLTAIERRRRRALPAGLGGPADDVVGPLAELPESAWLEPLPDALGAIDRGDPASIVDDRASLRLALVAALQHLPPRQRAMLLLRDVLRWRAAEVAELLGTSTAAVNSALQRARAHLAAVAPVEDRLVEPDDPQQRALLDRYAEAFEQADTAALTRLLTADATWEMPPFPTWVRGRAAVAALIAAQCPSRPGDTWMVATGANGCPAFAAYQRGADGVFRAHGVHVLQLVPGAIAGVVAFLDPSLFGVFGLATVLRED, encoded by the coding sequence GTGACCGCCGCACCGATCACTCCACCGGTCCCTGACCGAGCGGAGTTCGCCCGGCTCGCCGACCCGTACCGGCGCGAGCTCCTGGAGCACTGCTACCGCATGGTCGGCTCGGTGCACGACGCCGAGGATCTGGTGCAGGAGACCTACCTGCGTGCGTGGCGCGGCTACCCGGGGTTCGAGGGGCGGGCCTCGCTGCGGACGTGGCTGCACCGGATCGCCACGACGACGTGCTTGACCGCGATCGAGCGCAGGCGGAGGCGCGCGCTCCCAGCCGGGCTCGGCGGTCCGGCCGACGACGTCGTCGGCCCGCTCGCCGAGCTGCCCGAGTCGGCGTGGCTGGAGCCGCTCCCGGACGCGCTCGGCGCCATCGACCGGGGCGACCCCGCGTCGATCGTCGACGACCGGGCGAGCCTGCGCCTCGCCCTCGTGGCCGCACTGCAGCACCTACCACCGCGACAGCGGGCCATGCTGCTGCTGCGTGACGTGCTGCGCTGGCGGGCCGCCGAGGTCGCCGAGCTGCTGGGCACCTCGACGGCAGCGGTCAACAGCGCGCTCCAGCGCGCCCGGGCCCACCTCGCGGCGGTGGCACCGGTAGAGGACCGCCTCGTCGAGCCCGACGACCCGCAGCAGCGTGCACTGCTCGATCGGTACGCCGAGGCGTTCGAGCAGGCCGACACGGCGGCGCTGACGCGGCTGCTCACCGCGGACGCCACATGGGAGATGCCGCCGTTCCCGACCTGGGTGCGGGGGCGCGCCGCCGTCGCGGCGCTGATCGCGGCGCAGTGTCCGAGCCGACCGGGCGACACCTGGATGGTCGCCACCGGGGCGAACGGCTGCCCGGCCTTCGCGGCCTACCAGCGCGGCGCCGACGGAGTCTTCAGGGCCCACGGGGTGCACGTCCTGCAGCTGGTTCCGGGGGCCATCGCCGGTGTGGTGGCATTCCTGGACCCCAGCCTGTTCGGGGTGTTCGGCCTCGCCACCGTGCTGCGCGAGGACTGA